Proteins encoded in a region of the Desulfosoma sp. genome:
- a CDS encoding diguanylate cyclase, whose translation MRILVADDDSTTRKMVAAMLTKWGYHVVAVNSGDAAWDVLKNEDAPRLAVLDWVMPGMDGVDICRKVRETVPKDRYLYLILLTAKTSRQEIISGLEAGADDYMIKPFDPSELQVRVGIGRRIISLQEELVAAREALRFQATRDPLTGIYNRRAAYQRLLEELERAGRDNKPVSVLMVDLDHFKKINDTYGHLVGDQVLKETVARIQSVIRSYDVVGRFGGEEFMVVLPNADTDIAVRVGERIRAAVSSRPIVANDQISISVTLSAGVASLGVSGASADALIQSADEALYLAKRTGRNRVCSAGDPFAAVCA comes from the coding sequence ATGAGGATTTTGGTGGCTGACGACGATTCCACGACACGCAAAATGGTCGCCGCTATGTTGACCAAATGGGGCTATCATGTGGTGGCGGTCAACTCCGGAGATGCCGCATGGGATGTTCTTAAGAACGAGGATGCTCCTAGGCTGGCTGTTTTGGATTGGGTCATGCCCGGCATGGATGGAGTGGATATTTGCCGCAAAGTGCGTGAAACGGTGCCCAAGGACCGCTACCTCTACCTGATCCTTTTGACGGCCAAAACAAGCCGCCAGGAAATCATTTCCGGACTGGAAGCCGGCGCCGACGACTACATGATCAAGCCTTTTGATCCCAGTGAACTTCAAGTGCGTGTGGGTATCGGGCGACGCATCATTTCGCTCCAGGAAGAACTGGTTGCTGCTCGAGAGGCTTTACGCTTTCAAGCCACACGTGATCCCTTGACGGGAATTTACAACCGGCGAGCGGCCTATCAAAGACTGTTGGAAGAGCTGGAAAGAGCGGGTCGCGACAACAAACCCGTCAGTGTGCTCATGGTGGATCTGGACCACTTCAAAAAAATTAACGACACTTATGGACATCTTGTGGGAGATCAGGTCCTCAAGGAAACGGTGGCTCGAATTCAGAGTGTGATCCGGTCCTATGACGTGGTGGGAAGATTTGGAGGGGAAGAATTTATGGTGGTTCTTCCCAATGCCGATACGGACATTGCTGTGAGGGTGGGCGAAAGGATTCGCGCAGCGGTTTCTTCTCGACCCATCGTTGCAAACGATCAGATTTCCATCTCGGTGACCCTTAGCGCGGGGGTGGCTTCCCTTGGTGTTTCCGGTGCTTCCGCCGATGCCCTTATTCAATCCGCTGACGAAGCTCTCTACCTTGCCAAACGCACGGGACGAAACCGCGTCTGTAGCGCCGGCGACCCGTTCGCGGCCGTGTGTGCTTAG
- a CDS encoding RNA methyltransferase, which produces MKPSRTPLDNIAVVLHRPHFPENIGAAARAAKNMGLRRLIVVDPLDCDLSRILKMATHAAEDVVADMEVYDDLGEALASFQYIIGTTARTGSHRRTVMDPREMARRVVDICRTNQTALLFGPENRGLANRELKYCHALVTIPTSKEFASLNLAQAVMIMVYEIFRAAEDPPETFTPKLATSFELEAMYAHLRDTLAKIHFVNPENPDYWMRSLRQFFSRIGLQAREVKIIRGICRQIDWYGEKMASEAVRRALQGDKGIDSTPALD; this is translated from the coding sequence ATGAAGCCCAGCCGCACTCCCTTAGACAACATCGCCGTGGTGCTTCATCGCCCTCACTTTCCGGAAAACATCGGAGCCGCGGCTCGTGCGGCGAAAAACATGGGACTGCGCCGCTTGATCGTCGTCGATCCTCTCGATTGCGACCTCTCACGCATTCTTAAAATGGCCACCCATGCCGCCGAAGACGTGGTAGCCGACATGGAAGTCTACGACGATCTGGGTGAAGCTTTAGCATCGTTTCAATATATCATCGGCACCACGGCAAGAACAGGTTCCCACAGGCGGACCGTCATGGATCCTCGGGAAATGGCCCGACGTGTGGTGGACATCTGTCGCACGAATCAAACAGCCTTGCTCTTCGGGCCGGAAAACCGAGGCTTGGCCAACCGGGAATTGAAATACTGCCACGCTTTGGTGACCATTCCCACGTCCAAGGAATTTGCTTCTTTAAATCTGGCTCAAGCCGTCATGATCATGGTCTATGAAATCTTTCGAGCGGCTGAAGATCCGCCGGAAACCTTCACGCCGAAGTTAGCCACAAGTTTTGAGCTGGAAGCCATGTATGCGCACCTTCGAGACACCCTTGCCAAAATTCATTTCGTGAACCCGGAAAACCCGGATTACTGGATGCGAAGCCTTCGGCAATTTTTCAGCCGTATTGGATTGCAGGCCCGTGAAGTGAAAATTATTCGAGGTATCTGCCGGCAGATCGACTGGTATGGCGAAAAGATGGCCTCCGAGGCGGTGCGCCGAGCCCTTCAGGGGGACAAAGGGATTGACTCGACCCCCGCCCTTGACTAG
- the amrB gene encoding AmmeMemoRadiSam system protein B — protein MGSEKVRESVIAGTWYPGNPEKLRKNIVEYLSKASTANISGRLVGVVAPHAGYMYSGPVAAYAYKLLEGKPIKRVLIMAPSHRAYFSGASVDDAAGYRTPLGVVPVDRALAQKLTAHKDLFSHVPQAHAQEHSLEIQLPFLQVVLQDFRMTPVLIGDVTLEACRRLAHVVAEAVADDDVLLVASTDLSHYYPYQEAKKLDARVIEKVDRFDPEGLFEALQKRECEACGGGPLVTTLLAARELGANKARVLYYANSGDVTGDVRGVVGYMAAALFDNPGKAFKEFPSADASENVDQETFSEEERTILRRLAWQAINWKLGRDSEPVYKGTGSKLLEKRGAFVTLHKHGTLRGCIGYVEAHKPLWQTVKEAAVQAAFADPRFPPVRADELEGLELEISALSPLERIKDPLDFSVGRHGLVIRKGYHSGLLLPQVAVEHGWTKEQFLDWTCKKAGLSPGCWKHGEAEVYRFSAEVF, from the coding sequence ATGGGATCGGAAAAGGTTCGTGAATCCGTTATTGCGGGCACATGGTATCCCGGAAATCCGGAAAAGCTTCGCAAAAACATTGTGGAATATTTGTCGAAGGCATCGACGGCAAACATTTCCGGTCGACTGGTCGGGGTGGTGGCTCCGCACGCCGGTTATATGTATTCGGGGCCTGTGGCGGCTTACGCCTACAAACTCCTTGAAGGAAAACCGATCAAACGGGTTCTCATCATGGCGCCGAGCCATCGGGCCTACTTCAGCGGGGCCAGTGTGGACGATGCAGCGGGTTATCGCACCCCATTAGGCGTGGTCCCAGTGGATCGAGCCCTAGCCCAAAAGCTTACGGCCCATAAGGATCTCTTCTCCCATGTGCCGCAGGCTCACGCCCAGGAACATTCCCTGGAAATTCAACTACCTTTTTTACAAGTGGTCCTGCAAGACTTTCGCATGACCCCGGTTTTGATTGGTGACGTGACCCTGGAAGCATGCCGACGCTTGGCCCACGTTGTGGCCGAGGCGGTCGCCGACGATGATGTATTGTTGGTGGCGAGCACTGATCTCTCCCATTACTATCCGTACCAGGAAGCCAAGAAGCTGGATGCACGTGTCATCGAAAAAGTCGATCGCTTTGATCCGGAAGGGCTCTTTGAAGCGTTGCAAAAAAGGGAGTGTGAAGCCTGCGGGGGGGGGCCTCTGGTGACAACACTTCTTGCCGCTCGAGAACTAGGGGCCAACAAGGCACGCGTCCTCTACTATGCCAATTCCGGCGATGTGACGGGAGATGTTCGAGGGGTGGTGGGGTATATGGCAGCCGCCCTTTTCGATAACCCAGGAAAAGCGTTCAAGGAATTCCCTTCCGCTGATGCCTCTGAGAATGTCGACCAAGAGACGTTTTCCGAAGAAGAAAGAACTATTCTACGTCGTTTGGCATGGCAGGCGATAAATTGGAAACTGGGCCGGGATTCGGAACCTGTCTATAAAGGAACGGGCTCAAAGCTTTTAGAAAAACGAGGTGCTTTTGTCACTCTGCACAAGCACGGGACCCTTCGAGGATGTATCGGCTATGTGGAAGCTCATAAGCCATTGTGGCAAACGGTCAAAGAAGCGGCGGTGCAGGCGGCCTTTGCTGATCCTCGGTTTCCACCGGTGCGTGCCGATGAGCTGGAGGGTCTGGAATTGGAAATTTCTGCCCTAAGTCCCCTGGAACGCATCAAGGACCCTCTTGATTTTTCCGTGGGACGCCATGGTCTGGTGATTCGTAAAGGCTACCACAGCGGACTGCTGTTGCCTCAGGTTGCGGTGGAGCATGGCTGGACGAAAGAGCAGTTTCTGGACTGGACATGCAAAAAGGCCGGGCTTTCTCCAGGATGCTGGAAACATGGGGAGGCTGAGGTCTACCGGTTTTCGGCGGAAGTGTTTTAG
- a CDS encoding MFS transporter, producing MKTAMERLLPKTKAQWAWCFYDWANSTFATSILAVLFPVYFAKVIMPSDGMTLNLGFFHWHTQASSLWGYTLSTSLFCVAVAAPWIGRWADIRGKRKTLFLGLAFCGAATTMFLASTGPGTVWRALFFFIGAYACFSASEIFYNAFLPHIATPSQQDWLSGLGYAFGYVGGGLLLAVHLVWLYHPGWIGLENTDQVVRFAFVTVGLWWAAFTLPCSFWLPAQGAGSSETMLLPNISTAVALWKDLWTRRPAAAMVIAYFFYNNGIQTVITMASVYGATELGLSTASLTGAFLMTQWIAFPGATLLASAAEKFGTRRVLLISLTVWCGVVLFAYSMRSAMHFWVLAAVVGFILGGSQSLSRSLFSRLIPKEKSAEFFGFFAIGGKFSAILGPFVFGVLRDLFGTPRPAILALLLFFVVGAAVLTTVRWDD from the coding sequence TTGAAAACGGCGATGGAGCGACTGCTTCCCAAGACCAAGGCGCAATGGGCTTGGTGTTTTTACGATTGGGCCAATTCTACCTTTGCCACAAGCATTCTCGCCGTTCTTTTTCCGGTCTATTTTGCCAAAGTGATCATGCCTTCCGACGGCATGACCCTCAACCTAGGTTTTTTTCATTGGCACACACAGGCTTCCTCCCTGTGGGGCTACACGCTCTCCACGTCACTTTTCTGTGTCGCCGTCGCAGCACCTTGGATCGGCCGATGGGCGGACATACGCGGAAAGCGTAAGACGCTCTTCTTGGGACTGGCTTTTTGTGGAGCTGCAACCACAATGTTTCTCGCTTCCACAGGACCGGGAACCGTCTGGCGGGCTCTCTTTTTTTTCATAGGCGCCTACGCCTGTTTTTCCGCTAGCGAAATCTTTTACAATGCTTTCTTACCCCATATCGCCACTCCATCCCAACAAGATTGGCTTTCCGGTCTAGGGTACGCTTTCGGCTATGTGGGCGGCGGCCTCTTGTTGGCCGTGCATTTGGTATGGCTTTATCATCCTGGATGGATCGGGCTGGAAAACACCGACCAAGTCGTCCGATTCGCCTTTGTCACCGTGGGGCTATGGTGGGCTGCTTTCACCCTCCCCTGTTCCTTCTGGCTCCCTGCGCAAGGGGCTGGGTCTTCCGAGACCATGTTGCTGCCGAATATCTCCACTGCGGTAGCCCTCTGGAAAGACTTGTGGACTCGCCGACCCGCGGCGGCGATGGTGATCGCCTATTTCTTCTACAACAACGGAATCCAAACCGTCATCACCATGGCCTCCGTGTACGGAGCCACGGAACTAGGCCTTTCGACGGCATCTCTGACCGGAGCCTTCCTCATGACGCAGTGGATTGCTTTTCCAGGAGCCACCTTGCTGGCGAGCGCTGCGGAAAAGTTCGGCACACGTCGAGTACTGCTCATCAGTTTGACCGTCTGGTGCGGCGTTGTGCTTTTCGCTTACAGCATGCGCTCAGCCATGCATTTTTGGGTTCTTGCCGCCGTCGTCGGCTTTATTTTGGGAGGCAGCCAATCGCTGAGCCGCTCCCTTTTCAGCCGCCTGATTCCAAAGGAAAAAAGTGCTGAATTTTTTGGTTTTTTTGCCATCGGAGGAAAATTTTCCGCGATCCTCGGGCCCTTTGTTTTTGGGGTTTTGCGGGATCTTTTCGGCACTCCCCGTCCCGCGATTCTTGCCCTTCTGCTGTTTTTCGTCGTCGGCGCCGCCGTTTTGACAACTGTTCGATGGGACGATTAG
- a CDS encoding zinc dependent phospholipase C family protein, which translates to MPKERFHMLLALEAAKVLSQGRRPHWDEDSYLLGSIMPDTLFYDVPHMRLSRLGRRLHRMQGEAGAHACLEQLSRVPFNDSAARWWLLGMMTHFLADAFWHGLVNHYSMPPFWPCRYYRLKASSCHFWLESQLEAHWIPLLGPQDGFRKTLHRLRLSLWRRHPAASYFRDFLKTLYGTAPSEQALRKCLFWQATLLSLFSNPPGDGVHERLLHSRWGRPLGALLVPRASRLSELMEMAPDLPEFHLGLHPFDGRLLARSVVSITGFLWVVQSSIVKS; encoded by the coding sequence ATGCCCAAAGAGCGTTTCCATATGCTTTTGGCTTTAGAAGCCGCAAAAGTCCTGAGTCAGGGCAGGCGCCCACATTGGGACGAAGACTCCTATCTCCTGGGATCCATCATGCCGGACACCTTGTTCTATGATGTGCCCCATATGCGTCTTTCTCGATTGGGGCGGCGGCTTCATCGCATGCAAGGCGAAGCCGGCGCGCATGCCTGCCTTGAACAATTGTCTCGGGTCCCTTTCAACGACAGCGCTGCACGCTGGTGGCTTTTGGGCATGATGACCCATTTTCTTGCCGATGCCTTTTGGCACGGGTTGGTCAATCACTATAGCATGCCGCCCTTTTGGCCTTGCCGATACTACCGGCTCAAAGCCAGCTCTTGCCACTTTTGGCTGGAAAGCCAATTGGAAGCTCATTGGATTCCCCTTCTGGGGCCTCAGGACGGTTTCCGAAAAACCCTTCACCGTCTTCGTTTGTCTCTCTGGCGTCGGCATCCTGCGGCATCCTATTTCAGAGACTTTCTGAAAACCCTTTATGGGACCGCACCCTCTGAACAAGCCCTGAGGAAATGCCTTTTCTGGCAGGCGACCCTGCTGAGCCTTTTTTCAAATCCTCCGGGAGACGGTGTCCATGAGCGGCTTTTGCACAGCCGCTGGGGACGTCCTTTGGGAGCTCTGTTGGTGCCGAGAGCTTCTCGTCTTTCAGAACTCATGGAGATGGCCCCGGACCTTCCGGAATTCCATCTGGGATTGCATCCGTTTGATGGAAGGCTGCTCGCCAGATCAGTGGTGAGCATAACGGGGTTCCTTTGGGTCGTGCAGTCGTCGATCGTGAAGTCGTGA
- a CDS encoding Mrp/NBP35 family ATP-binding protein, producing the protein MGTCEGKSCSTCESRKKHSKDEILACKLARIKNKIIVMSGKGGVGKSSVAVYIALALSKKGYQVGLMDIDLHGPSIPKMLGLHGLLRVSQDQEILPHEYSPNLKVVSIESMLEDTDSAVIWRGPLKHGVIQQFISDCTWNDLDFLVVDCPPGTGDEPLSIARLLPDAKAVIVTTPQEVALADVRKSINFCKKVQLDIAGLVENMSGLYCPHCQQFIPIFSTGGGKKTAELMGVTFLGSLPFDPAVVTGGDQGKPVMEDPDATSPFIKAVEDMVDRLTERFPPMEAVGAQSHAVH; encoded by the coding sequence ATGGGAACCTGCGAAGGCAAATCTTGTTCGACCTGCGAAAGTCGAAAGAAACATTCCAAAGACGAGATTCTGGCGTGTAAGCTGGCACGAATTAAAAACAAAATCATTGTGATGAGCGGCAAGGGGGGTGTGGGCAAAAGCAGTGTCGCCGTCTATATCGCACTGGCTCTGTCCAAAAAAGGGTATCAAGTGGGCTTGATGGACATCGACCTGCATGGACCCAGCATTCCCAAAATGCTTGGACTCCACGGGCTGCTTCGAGTGTCCCAGGATCAGGAAATCCTTCCTCATGAATACAGCCCCAACCTCAAAGTGGTCTCCATCGAATCCATGCTGGAAGATACGGATTCGGCCGTTATTTGGCGCGGCCCGCTCAAACATGGTGTCATTCAACAATTCATCAGCGATTGCACCTGGAACGATTTGGATTTCCTCGTGGTGGACTGCCCTCCGGGTACCGGGGACGAGCCTTTAAGCATAGCGCGCCTTCTACCCGACGCCAAAGCGGTCATTGTCACCACTCCCCAGGAAGTGGCATTGGCGGATGTCCGAAAGTCCATCAACTTCTGCAAGAAAGTTCAGCTGGACATCGCCGGTTTGGTTGAAAACATGTCCGGGCTGTACTGCCCTCATTGCCAACAGTTCATTCCCATTTTCAGCACGGGTGGAGGAAAGAAGACCGCGGAATTGATGGGTGTCACTTTTTTGGGATCCCTGCCTTTTGATCCAGCGGTAGTCACGGGGGGCGACCAAGGAAAACCCGTTATGGAAGATCCCGATGCCACTTCGCCGTTCATTAAGGCCGTTGAAGACATGGTGGATCGCTTGACGGAGCGCTTTCCGCCTATGGAGGCCGTTGGAGCGCAAAGCCACGCCGTACACTGA
- a CDS encoding carboxymuconolactone decarboxylase family protein — translation MLEKTLVEQTKQTAAKLFSGPVRLKVPYELWKEFDPGLARDLSLFITGNMYSRTVLSLPERQMVAVAALAALQKPDELRLHVHGALNVGVKARHLAETIFQVGVYAGFPAVNAALAVLKEVLLERGQWPPEREEQA, via the coding sequence ATGTTGGAAAAAACCTTGGTGGAACAAACCAAACAAACGGCTGCCAAGCTGTTTTCTGGGCCGGTACGTCTCAAAGTTCCTTATGAACTCTGGAAGGAATTCGACCCTGGGCTGGCTCGAGATCTGTCTCTTTTCATCACCGGGAACATGTATTCTCGAACGGTTTTGAGCCTGCCGGAACGCCAAATGGTGGCGGTTGCGGCGCTGGCCGCCTTGCAAAAGCCGGACGAGCTGCGTCTTCATGTGCATGGAGCTTTGAACGTGGGCGTCAAGGCCCGGCATCTTGCCGAAACCATCTTTCAGGTCGGCGTTTATGCCGGGTTTCCGGCAGTGAACGCCGCCTTGGCCGTCCTGAAGGAAGTGCTTTTGGAGCGGGGGCAGTGGCCGCCTGAAAGGGAAGAACAGGCATAG
- a CDS encoding zinc ribbon domain-containing protein, which yields MPIYEYRCEKCGNEFESFIWSAQDQEALACPRCGSREIKKLLSSFASKGSLSSVLSSGCGTGGFS from the coding sequence ATGCCCATTTATGAATATCGATGTGAAAAGTGTGGGAACGAGTTTGAAAGTTTTATCTGGTCGGCTCAGGATCAAGAGGCTTTAGCATGTCCTCGGTGCGGATCCCGGGAAATCAAGAAACTACTCTCTTCCTTTGCCAGCAAGGGATCTCTTTCCAGCGTTTTGAGCAGCGGGTGCGGCACGGGCGGATTCAGTTGA
- a CDS encoding D-alanyl-D-alanine carboxypeptidase family protein, with product MRQKGGGWCQPLQKGLFIGVLGLLFLNLGAGAAWSTGEIPLAVNATSAMLVDVTHGETLFEQNPDAPIAPASFTKVLTLYLVFEALERGDVKLNDPVHISKTAWQTGGSKMFVELGNKIPLEELLKGIAVVSGNDACVAVAEHLYGSVEAFVGAMNQKAKELGMQHSRFLNPHGLPAPGQVTTARDMATLALSYLRRFPQSLRFHSMTEYSYHDITQPNRNHLLRKDSSVDGLKTGFVADAGYHLMATAQRGGLRLLAVVMGAPSPAVREKEASALLNYGYRLYAFIAPPNPNQPAAVIKVWKGVAPQVSLFFKETNPVVVRKEKAQNVQWVMDLPSAVVAPIQKGQSLGRAYLKAGETTLATLDLASNTDIAPANIFIRLWHSILLLGDYPWQRLWRPLIYTLGGIVACLAALALIMRLKKLSRKKRSFD from the coding sequence ATGAGGCAAAAAGGCGGCGGATGGTGTCAGCCCCTGCAAAAGGGGCTTTTCATTGGGGTCTTGGGCTTGCTCTTTTTGAACCTAGGCGCAGGAGCGGCGTGGAGTACGGGAGAAATCCCTTTGGCCGTCAATGCCACGTCGGCCATGCTTGTGGACGTCACGCATGGGGAAACCCTCTTCGAACAAAATCCGGATGCTCCCATTGCGCCGGCTTCCTTTACGAAGGTCCTCACCCTTTATTTGGTGTTTGAAGCCTTGGAAAGAGGCGATGTGAAACTGAATGATCCGGTCCACATCAGCAAAACGGCATGGCAGACGGGCGGGTCCAAGATGTTTGTGGAGTTGGGTAACAAGATTCCCTTGGAGGAACTGCTTAAGGGTATTGCGGTAGTGTCCGGAAACGATGCATGCGTGGCCGTCGCGGAACACCTCTATGGGTCCGTGGAGGCTTTTGTCGGCGCTATGAATCAAAAGGCCAAGGAACTGGGAATGCAGCACAGCCGCTTTCTCAACCCTCATGGCCTGCCCGCTCCGGGTCAGGTGACCACGGCACGGGATATGGCCACATTGGCCCTCTCTTATCTGCGCCGATTTCCTCAGAGCCTGCGGTTCCATTCCATGACGGAATACTCTTACCATGACATCACACAACCCAACCGAAACCATTTGTTGCGCAAGGACAGTTCCGTCGACGGGCTGAAGACAGGCTTTGTGGCCGATGCCGGTTACCATCTCATGGCCACAGCGCAACGTGGTGGACTTCGATTATTGGCGGTGGTCATGGGAGCTCCCAGTCCGGCCGTTCGCGAAAAGGAAGCCTCGGCTCTTTTGAATTACGGATATCGTCTCTACGCCTTCATTGCGCCGCCTAATCCTAATCAGCCGGCAGCGGTCATCAAGGTCTGGAAGGGGGTCGCCCCTCAAGTCTCCCTCTTTTTCAAAGAAACAAACCCGGTTGTGGTGCGAAAAGAAAAAGCTCAAAACGTCCAGTGGGTTATGGATCTCCCCTCGGCGGTGGTTGCTCCCATTCAAAAGGGACAATCCTTGGGACGCGCCTATTTGAAAGCCGGCGAAACCACCCTGGCCACGCTGGATTTGGCGAGCAACACAGATATAGCTCCGGCCAATATCTTCATTCGTCTCTGGCATTCCATTCTGCTGCTCGGAGATTACCCCTGGCAGCGCCTTTGGAGACCCCTGATTTATACGTTAGGAGGTATCGTTGCGTGCCTCGCCGCCCTGGCGCTGATCATGCGATTGAAAAAACTGAGCCGCAAAAAACGTTCCTTCGACTAA
- a CDS encoding 2-isopropylmalate synthase: MPAIRLFDTTLRDGEKSPGTMLTVPEKLRLALQLARLGVDVIEAGFPAASEAQFEAVHKVAQTVTGPIIAALARATNPTDFDVAMRALAPCARPRLHTFVPVSPFYRKHFLKKDFPETLNLAQKAVRLAKERCEDVEFSLVDAFRASKEDVIAMARAVAEAGATVINVADTVGYATPFEIDNLFRALKAALKEAPGVTLSVHCHNDLGLAVANSLAAIAAGAAQVHVTVNGIGERAGNTALEELVAALKTRHDLFDSDLSLDTTQIGATCRLVKRLTGISLQVHKPVVGSNAFVYEATVPQLGDASTQPPYQIMDPHQFGLDLEAQPLSKDMAFEAFRAQLQRMAVSVDDEALRQCYEAYRQLAERKEHFFASDLENLLDETILAPPQRYKLLYLNVSAGSISVPNATVQLEIDGQVLQDAGFGQGPVDAAFKTICKMTHRFPKLVRYEVRAVTSGTDALGEVHVHLEEDGQAVQGRGLATDIVMASAKAFINALNKLEQKSKEPSVSEYTEIESWQPRL, from the coding sequence ATGCCCGCCATTCGCCTGTTTGACACCACCTTGCGCGATGGAGAAAAATCGCCCGGCACCATGCTCACCGTTCCTGAAAAGCTTCGTCTGGCCCTTCAATTGGCACGATTGGGCGTGGATGTCATTGAAGCCGGCTTTCCTGCGGCTTCAGAGGCTCAGTTTGAAGCGGTGCACAAGGTGGCACAAACGGTTACCGGCCCAATCATTGCCGCGTTGGCTCGAGCCACCAACCCCACGGATTTTGATGTGGCCATGCGTGCCTTGGCGCCCTGTGCACGACCTCGCTTGCATACCTTTGTGCCGGTCTCCCCTTTCTATCGAAAGCATTTCCTTAAAAAGGATTTTCCCGAAACATTGAATCTGGCACAAAAAGCCGTGCGTCTAGCCAAAGAGCGATGTGAGGATGTGGAATTTTCTCTGGTGGACGCCTTTCGAGCTTCCAAAGAGGATGTGATCGCCATGGCTCGGGCGGTGGCTGAAGCGGGAGCGACGGTGATCAATGTTGCCGACACCGTGGGATATGCCACCCCCTTTGAAATCGACAATCTCTTTCGAGCTCTCAAAGCGGCCTTGAAAGAGGCCCCTGGTGTGACCTTGAGTGTTCACTGCCACAACGATTTGGGTCTGGCCGTAGCCAATTCTCTGGCGGCTATCGCTGCGGGAGCCGCCCAAGTTCATGTGACTGTGAACGGCATCGGAGAGCGTGCCGGGAATACGGCCTTGGAGGAGTTGGTAGCCGCTCTCAAGACACGCCACGATCTTTTTGATTCGGACCTTTCTTTGGACACGACCCAGATCGGGGCCACATGCCGCCTTGTCAAACGCTTGACGGGCATCAGTCTTCAGGTCCACAAACCGGTGGTGGGATCCAACGCCTTCGTGTACGAAGCCACTGTGCCTCAATTGGGTGACGCATCCACGCAACCCCCGTATCAGATCATGGATCCTCATCAGTTCGGACTGGACCTCGAAGCCCAACCTCTTTCCAAAGACATGGCTTTTGAGGCTTTTCGAGCCCAGCTTCAGCGCATGGCTGTTTCCGTCGATGACGAGGCCCTTCGGCAATGTTACGAGGCTTATCGGCAATTGGCCGAACGCAAGGAACACTTCTTTGCCTCCGATTTGGAAAACCTTTTGGATGAAACCATTCTGGCTCCACCTCAAAGGTATAAGCTGCTTTACCTCAATGTTTCCGCTGGATCCATCTCCGTTCCCAATGCCACCGTGCAATTGGAAATCGACGGCCAAGTGTTACAAGACGCAGGATTCGGTCAAGGACCCGTGGATGCCGCCTTTAAGACCATCTGCAAAATGACGCACCGATTTCCAAAACTCGTTCGTTACGAAGTCCGTGCCGTCACCTCGGGAACCGATGCCTTGGGCGAGGTCCATGTGCATTTGGAAGAAGACGGCCAAGCCGTGCAGGGTCGTGGCCTCGCCACAGACATAGTCATGGCCAGCGCCAAGGCCTTCATCAATGCCCTCAACAAGCTGGAACAAAAATCCAAAGAGCCCTCGGTATCGGAATATACCGAAATAGAAAGCTGGCAACCTCGCCTGTAA